Proteins from one Synergistaceae bacterium genomic window:
- a CDS encoding M23 family metallopeptidase — MRRIKLPLAIIILTLMIPGVSYAASWINFPTSWDIGQAFAISITSTAEYTQPTVTWMNRSISLNIESGGAGKISYGLLGSDVRSVKPGRYKILFEFIQAGKKYKASGNIQLRARQYPKEELRVSPKMVNPPKKELSRIQNESKLIGAALRTMTTPRKWSTPPQPPLSSITLTSNYGKQRIYNGQPRAGHNGADLRAVTGTDVRAPFAGTVVLAGHHYYAGGSTYIDSGNGVITAFFHLSKILVKKGDKVAKGQVVAKSGATGRVTGPHLHYSLILGGQFVDPIPLLSTSITKMLKHGNIQQVN, encoded by the coding sequence ATGCGGAGAATAAAATTACCCCTTGCAATAATAATATTAACGCTCATGATTCCGGGCGTGTCATACGCGGCTTCATGGATTAATTTCCCGACAAGCTGGGACATCGGGCAGGCGTTCGCAATTTCAATCACCTCAACGGCGGAATACACACAGCCTACAGTAACATGGATGAACAGAAGCATATCCCTCAACATAGAGTCAGGCGGTGCCGGGAAAATATCATACGGGCTTTTAGGCTCAGACGTTCGGAGCGTGAAGCCGGGAAGGTATAAGATATTGTTCGAGTTCATACAGGCCGGGAAAAAGTACAAAGCCTCCGGGAACATACAGCTGCGCGCAAGACAGTACCCGAAAGAAGAATTGCGGGTGAGTCCGAAAATGGTAAACCCTCCCAAGAAAGAATTATCCCGTATACAGAATGAGTCGAAATTAATCGGAGCTGCCCTGCGGACAATGACGACCCCGCGAAAATGGTCGACTCCTCCTCAGCCCCCGCTGTCGTCAATCACACTGACAAGCAATTACGGCAAGCAGAGAATCTACAACGGCCAGCCCCGCGCAGGCCATAACGGCGCAGACCTAAGAGCCGTAACAGGGACGGATGTCCGCGCACCTTTCGCCGGTACTGTAGTCCTTGCCGGGCATCACTATTACGCCGGGGGAAGCACGTATATAGACTCAGGCAACGGGGTAATAACAGCGTTCTTCCACCTGAGCAAAATACTCGTGAAGAAGGGCGACAAAGTAGCAAAAGGCCAGGTAGTCGCAAAATCCGGGGCAACAGGGCGCGTAACAGGGCCTCATCTGCATTACAGTCTTATACTCGGCGGGCAGTTCGTTGACCCTATACCGCTGTTATCCACGAGTATCACGAAAATGTTGAAGCACGGCAATATTCAGCAGGTGAATTAA